In Solanum lycopersicum chromosome 3, SLM_r2.1, the genomic stretch ATCTCTACAAACCGATAACCAATAAGCTAAaccaataaatttcaaaatcaaactGAATCGACTGATACGCAACCCTAATCCCACCTGTTGTACGGGATACGAGGGTTGCTACTATTTAAGCAAAAATGGCAAGTTTGTAATTTGTGAAAGAGCTAGAGATTATTGAACCCAAGGCATGTACCCTAAAATGTGACCCTAAAGTTATTTACATGACTCGTCCATCTTCTGGGTTAGCCAAACATTATGAAGTTTGCATTGATTATTGCACTGCAGGAGGGTTGCAAACTATATGGATATGAATCTTTAGTTTGTActaatataaatgaattgttgaAGCGTGACTTGcacaaaaagatattaaaaattattaaccaAAAAGTAATCTATCAATATAAAATAGTGTCAATAATTCGTTTATTTTGGATTAGAGGGAGTAACCCACTCATATGTTATTAGTTTTATCGTTTCATGTAGAAAAATAGTCACCGAACACGAATAATGTGTgctaaaaataatgttttatataccatatcaataataacatatttaactTAGGAAAACAGTCCCAAAACATGATTTATTTGTGTGCTACAAATAAAGTTTTACTATGTCaacatcaaaatatttaatgcaGGAGAATGGTCACAAAAACATGATTTGCATAATTCAACGATAggaaaaagactgaaaataGGGCTAATTAGTGAAGAGATTAACAAAAAGTAGATGGTGACTCTTTCTTTTGATCACATCAAGTTAATTTGcgataattaattacttaattatgaCTACTATCACTATacctttgaaaaaaattgataagtcatttcatttttttaaaaaaaataacttcgAATATATTCAATAGAATAACATGGCTAGTACAACTTTCACTATATTTGTTGGATCCATTATTGACTCTCTAGGGTCGTGTAAGTCCCCGTTAATCTGCACTAGAATCTAGTTAGTGATTAGTAATTTGCTCTAGATTGATTTAGACAAAGAATTACTACTACTTACATATGAAACATTAAATGTAaacattaattttctttcttgtaAGCAGACAAAAAATTGTAACTTACATATGGTTTAATTAATTGCATTTTCTTGCtgagaaaaacattttttaacttaaaagaaaaagatacaaTTAATTATGCACCATATATAGTGAGTACTAATATTTAACTTTAGATATGCCAAATATGAATCATCTTAGTTGGGTGGCAAGTTTTATTAGTAATGACGGATATATCCATTATTGTCCTTCAATTAGATACAATAATTCCACTAATTATGCTTACTACTCGATTCATATATACAGGGGgatcaaaatgaaaataaactTATAATACATGGACTAAAATTGTTATTTCCCCTAAAGAGATATATACGTGGAGAAGAAAATTGTTGCTAGCTAGAtgacaaatatttcaaaaacaataaaattaattaaagatgaaATTGGGGAAAAGTTAAGGAAGCGTAATTAACTAGTCAAGCTAATTACACTAACTagcacatttttttttatttatcaattggAGGCTACATAAAAACGTTTTAGTAACTATGTTTATTTAATCACTCGTTTGGCTATAAATAGGTGGAGGATAGACACTCAAcccaaacaaaagaaaagaaaataaaacaaaggtAAAAAGAATCCATAATATGGCTGTTCACAAACAAGTTAGTTTCCTTGCTTACCTACTACTTGTTGTTGGTAAGATTTCCCTTTCTctaattttcttctctttagtTTCTTTGTTGTGGCATAAACTACAAGTGTtagtatgttttttttcatttcacaGCTTTCtccttattatatttgtttgtaGGATTATTGCTACTTGTAAGCGCGGTGGAACATGTTGATGCCAAGCCTTGTACTATGGAATGTGGTCATCTTGGGTTTGGGATATGCCCACGTTCACAAGGAAGTCCGCAGAATCCCATATGCACCAATTGTTGTTCAGGTTTTAAAGGTTGCAATTATTATAGTGTTAATGGGACTTTTATTTGTGAAGGACAATCTGACCCAAGAAAACCAAAACCTTGCCCCTTAAATTGTGATCCACATATTGCCTATTCAAAGTGTCCCCGTTCAGGAGGAAAGACGTTTATTTATCCCACTGGATGTACCACGTGTTGCACGGGATACAAAGGTTGCTACTATTTCGGTAAAGATGGCAAGTTTGTTTGTGAAGGAGAGAGTGATGAACCCAAGGCATGTACCATGGAATGTGACCCTAGAGTTGCATACATGATTTGTCCATCTTCTGGATTGGCCAAACTTAGCCAAGTTTGTGTTAATTGTTGCACTGCAGGGGACGGTTGCAAACTCTATGGATATGATGGATCTTTAATTTGTACTGGGGAGCCTCAGAGCTACATATCTACAGCATAAGGCATGATGCATCATCAATAATATGTGTtgtactttttaatttataatgtaTGAAATAAAAGGATGGCATGCTAATCACTATAATGTGGGCATCAAAGTTGTGTTATGTGTAACTACTTAttatttgaataaaagaaaaagatcatCCATAATTATATTGAGGACTTGGCTCCTCTCTATGGGTGATCTCCTTTGGTCTTATCCATAGTAAATGACATGcctctttataatattttaaggaTTCAGATctataaatttatatacttttaaataaactaCCTTTGGCTCTTGTCAAGGACCATCCTCTTGATGTCTACTTCAAGCTAATCTAGTAACAAATTATGCTTGCAGCTAGATTATATGTTTTAGCTAGCCTGGTTAGCTAccatttttacatattaatatgataaaaaaatattctctaaaatattaataaaagtttttatagtttaattttaaaaaataaattataacaaattaaaagtagacagaaaaaaaatagtatctAAGATCGGAAGTTTGAAAGTTCAAGAGGAATATGAATCACTCAATGAGTCAATATCAGTGTCAAGAGGATTCTAGTGAATCCCCTTaccaaataaattatattttcttaaaataaaatatttttcttcgtaTCAAGTACacataatagtaatactaatatatTTCGTAAAAGAATTTGAGAGGTCTTATTTTTGTTCGAAGGAACACATTAGATGGATCCATCTACCCCGTGAATGATGTggatatttcatgaaatatttgaagCAAGAAATATTCAAGTCCTGGAACCATTTCAattggaaatgaaaaaataattaatatatgattaaagAAAGAAGCATCCAAATTTCACTTGTTATGCTAAACTTGAGTTACAAGGCCAATTATGGATATTTGATGTGCCAACGGATCCATTAAAATGTGTCAATGAAGTACGATATGGTTAGACTAATTAACCATTCAATTTCAgatattttaaacaataatTGGCTCTTATAGCTtagtaaaaaaaagagaaagaaaactaaaattgcttggttataaaaaaaattatgttaaaagttatttcaaagtggatgaatttataaattttcacaCACTCCGAACACAATTTTTAAGTTTATGATTAAGGCATGATCCgttaaattttcataatttagttgttttctctttttttaaaaaaaaatgatttgggACCAAGGCATTTTTATCGAAGAAGTATGATGATCCGTAAGAGAAATATCCTAAGACTATGTTCaatattttatgtaaataaatatatgttcaaaTGTATTACACGTGATGTACAAcattgatatatactatttgaaTAATGTTCATTGAAATTTGGTGATATCctttgattaaaataataataataataatatacaaacTTCCCATAACATTGTTGAAAGGTTCAAAGTCTTACTTAATTTCTGCATGTGTTGTTATGTTCTCGTTCTTATCCTTAAACTTCATTGAAGTTTCAGAATCCTACCAAGCACTTTGCTTAATTATCCGCAAGTACAAGGGTGGCTTAATTATTcgattttgttttatatatccACGGGTACctaaagttttatttatttatttttttaacttcaggataattcaaaattatagcATAATATTTGTCTTTCATATGAGTACTGAGTAAATTTCTCATGTGTAATATCCTACAAATTACACAAATCACACTAGTTTAGCTCTATATGATATGTTTGACAATGAAACTGTCGTGGGTTGATCTTAGATGgatataaagttttttttttcgcAATATCAATATcagtaatatttatttgttatagcAGGTTaattagttataatttttatcttgtgatataaatatcataattgTAAACTAATTTTCCACGTGGAACTTATATCATTTAACGAAAGTTCAATTTGGCAGAAAAAAATAGAGTCGTGTGAGCTCTATTGCACCACGTGAATCATTAAAAGCCgccaataaataaataataaaaaaaaaaagtaagcgTATATATTGTAATTGTACGTAACTAAGCATTTAGCaagtagaataaaaaataatacaaaaatttatcaattcatataatattttaattagacaATAATGAATACATCTATCCTTTTTGTTCTATAAATAGGTAAGAGAAAGACGGACCCTTacccaaagaaaaaataagttaattacgATAAATTTATAAAGCATATCTACAATGGCTGTTTACAAAGTTAGTTTCCTTGCTCACCTACTTGTTCTTggtaagattttaattttttttctccttggTACAATCAAATTTCTATTATAACGGTGtcatttttcatgaataatatTACTTGAAACTAATTGTCAGAGAGAAATATCGTTATAGATGATTATTGTTATAACGTAACGCTATATAACTTATATTTGTAATTGTAGGAATGTATCTACTAGTAAGCACGGTGGAACACGCTAATGCTTGTACTAAAGAATGTGGTAATCTTGGCTATGGGATATGCCCAGGTTCAGAAGGAAGTCCAGAAAATCCAATATGTACCAATTGTTGCTCTGGCTATAAGGGTTGCAACTATTATAACGCTAATGGAACTTTTATTTGTGAAGGAACGTCTGATCCAAAAAATCCTAACATTTGCCCCTCATATTGTGATCCACAAATTGCCTATTCAAAGTGTCCACGTTCAGAAGGAAAGACGATAATCTATCCCACAGGATGTACGACGTGTTGCACTGGTTACAAGGGTTGCTACTATTTTGGTCAAGATGGAGAGTTTGTGTGTGAAGGAGAGAGTATTGAACCTAAGGGTTGTACTAAAGAATGTGACCCTAGAGTTGCTTATATGACTTGTCCATCTTCTGGATTGGCAAAACTTAATCAAGTTTGTGTTAATTGTTGTAGTGCAGGAGAGGGTTGCAAACTCTATGATAATGATGGATCTTTACTTTGTACTGGGGAGCCTCAAAGTATTTCCACAGCATAAGGAAGTTGGTTATTTCTATTCAATGTTGTAGTTTATTAatgtatgaaataaaagaatgaaTGGTGATATATGATGCTATTTTATTAaagttcaaattaaataattaaaggtTTCAGTGAATTCGATTCAATCTCAATTCATTCAAGTCGTAATCTACtcgaaaaaaatattcaattgacGCAATTTAATCTCCGTTTTGAGGCTCTCTTTATTTGCAATTTGCATTGATGTAATGCACCTTCGTATATTGAATGTATGGATTAGTATCTATTCTTATATCTTTTACTATTTATCTATCCATTTATAACTTCTTTTTTAAAGTTTTCTTGagttgaaattcaaattgtgattataaaacattcaatatattaaaattattgagattaagaTAGTCAAAATTAAGCGGGTCAAGACTCAACTCATTTAAACCCAAAGTAAACTTGAATAGGTTAGGAGCAACTCTATTTCccttttggggaaaaaataattttcaacccACTTTAATTGACACCACTagtgtatatattatataattta encodes the following:
- the LOC104646135 gene encoding proteinase inhibitor type-2 precursor; amino-acid sequence: MAVHKQVSFLAYLLLVVGLLLLVSAVEHVDAKPCTMECGHLGFGICPRSQGSPQNPICTNCCSGFKGCNYYSVNGTFICEGQSDPRKPKPCPLNCDPHIAYSKCPRSGGKTFIYPTGCTTCCTGYKGCYYFGKDGKFVCEGESDEPKACTMECDPRVAYMICPSSGLAKLSQVCVNCCTAGDGCKLYGYDGSLICTGEPQSYISTA
- the CEVI57 gene encoding proteinase inhibitor type-2 CEVI57 precursor, which encodes MAVYKVSFLAHLLVLGMYLLVSTVEHANACTKECGNLGYGICPGSEGSPENPICTNCCSGYKGCNYYNANGTFICEGTSDPKNPNICPSYCDPQIAYSKCPRSEGKTIIYPTGCTTCCTGYKGCYYFGQDGEFVCEGESIEPKGCTKECDPRVAYMTCPSSGLAKLNQVCVNCCSAGEGCKLYDNDGSLLCTGEPQSISTA